The following coding sequences lie in one Saccharopolyspora hordei genomic window:
- the glgP gene encoding alpha-glucan family phosphorylase, whose product MRAVHRFTVRAHLPEPLSALGTLATNLRWAWHPPTQDLFAAVDPQVWSAVGGDPLRLLAEVPADRLRHLAGDEDFLARTRAVADDLRRYLTVPRWYQQRQDEGAELPDSIAYFSMEFGLTEALPNYSGGLGVLAGDHLKAASDLGVPMIGVGLLYRSGYFRQALSTEGWQVEHYPVLDPRGLPLEMLTGESGQPVLVRVAMPAGRTLHARIWKAQVGRVPLLLLDSDLPENDDDLRSTTDRLYGGDAEHRIRQEILAGIGGMRAVRAYCELTGHPQPEVFHTNEGHAGFLGLERVRELQEDPGLEFDQAVAAVRAGTVFTTHTPVPAGVDRFPVDLVRHYFGDGSEQSLLPGVATDRVLALGAEDNPGMFNMAHMGLRLAQRANGVSELHGRVIRKMFRGLWPGFGVEEIPISTVTNGVHGPTWSARELGKLLGESEMDSGAGLRGMEPVSDSLLWELRCSLRARLVEEVRRRLRTAWLQRGASDLELGWCDSVFDPDVLTIGFARRVPTYKRATLMLRDTDRLRELLLDPERPVQIVVAGKSHPADEGGKAMIQRIVKFADQADVRHRIVFLPDYDMSLARYLVSGCDVWLNNPVRPLEACGTSGMKAALNGVLNLSVRDGWWDEMYDGHNGWAIPNAEGVSDPNRRDDLEAAALYELISEHVAPMFYERNTDGVPGKWMSMVRHTLATLGPRVQASRMLREYVDNHYGPAARSMRAMTADDFRGAREIADYRARLQAAWDWVAVSDTEMSVADGTPLLGGQVTVRARVDLAGLDPSDVDVEVVVGRVDDSDVLHDFVTESMHPTGDGRYEATVTLPHAGPAGYTVRVLPRHPLLSGPAELGKVVLAG is encoded by the coding sequence GTGAGAGCCGTCCACCGTTTCACCGTGCGCGCCCACCTGCCGGAACCGTTGAGCGCCCTCGGCACGCTGGCGACCAACCTCCGCTGGGCCTGGCACCCGCCGACGCAGGACCTGTTCGCGGCGGTCGACCCGCAGGTGTGGTCGGCGGTCGGCGGCGACCCGCTGCGACTGCTCGCCGAGGTGCCCGCCGACCGGCTGCGCCACCTGGCCGGTGACGAGGACTTCCTGGCCCGCACCCGGGCGGTCGCCGACGACCTGCGCCGCTACCTGACCGTGCCGCGCTGGTACCAGCAGCGGCAGGACGAGGGTGCCGAGCTGCCCGACTCCATCGCGTACTTCTCCATGGAGTTCGGCCTCACCGAGGCGCTGCCGAACTACTCCGGTGGTCTCGGCGTGCTCGCCGGGGACCACCTCAAGGCCGCCTCCGACCTCGGCGTGCCGATGATCGGCGTGGGCCTGCTGTACCGGTCGGGGTACTTCCGGCAGGCGCTGTCCACCGAGGGCTGGCAGGTGGAGCACTACCCGGTGCTGGACCCGCGCGGCCTGCCGCTGGAGATGCTGACCGGGGAGTCCGGGCAGCCGGTGCTGGTGCGGGTGGCGATGCCCGCGGGGCGCACCCTGCACGCCCGCATCTGGAAGGCCCAGGTCGGCCGGGTGCCGCTGCTGCTGCTGGACAGCGACCTGCCGGAGAACGACGACGACCTGCGCAGCACCACCGACCGGCTCTACGGCGGCGACGCCGAGCACCGGATCCGCCAGGAGATCCTGGCCGGCATCGGCGGCATGCGCGCGGTCCGCGCCTACTGCGAGCTCACCGGGCACCCGCAGCCCGAGGTCTTCCACACCAACGAGGGCCACGCCGGGTTCCTCGGCCTGGAGCGGGTGCGGGAGCTGCAGGAGGACCCGGGCCTGGAGTTCGACCAGGCGGTCGCGGCGGTGCGCGCCGGGACGGTGTTCACCACGCACACCCCGGTCCCGGCGGGCGTCGACCGGTTCCCGGTGGACCTGGTCCGGCACTACTTCGGCGACGGTTCCGAGCAGTCCCTGCTGCCCGGGGTGGCGACCGACCGCGTGCTGGCGCTGGGCGCCGAGGACAACCCCGGCATGTTCAACATGGCGCACATGGGCCTGCGGCTCGCCCAGCGCGCGAACGGGGTCTCGGAGCTGCACGGCCGGGTCATCCGCAAGATGTTCCGCGGCCTGTGGCCGGGCTTCGGGGTGGAGGAGATCCCGATCAGCACGGTGACCAACGGCGTGCACGGGCCGACGTGGTCGGCGCGGGAGCTGGGCAAGCTGCTCGGTGAGTCCGAGATGGACAGCGGGGCGGGCCTGCGCGGCATGGAACCGGTCAGCGACTCGCTGCTGTGGGAGCTGCGCTGCTCGCTGCGCGCGCGGCTGGTCGAGGAGGTGCGCCGCAGGCTGCGCACCGCGTGGTTGCAGCGGGGCGCGTCGGACCTCGAACTGGGTTGGTGCGACTCGGTGTTCGACCCGGACGTGCTGACCATCGGCTTCGCCCGCCGGGTGCCGACCTACAAGCGCGCGACGCTGATGCTGCGCGACACCGACCGGTTGCGGGAGCTGCTGCTCGACCCCGAGCGACCGGTGCAGATCGTGGTGGCCGGCAAGTCCCACCCGGCCGACGAGGGCGGCAAGGCGATGATCCAGCGGATCGTCAAGTTCGCCGACCAGGCCGACGTGCGCCACCGCATCGTGTTCCTGCCCGACTACGACATGTCGCTGGCGCGCTACCTGGTGTCCGGGTGCGACGTGTGGCTGAACAACCCGGTGCGGCCGCTGGAGGCGTGCGGCACGTCGGGGATGAAGGCGGCGCTCAACGGCGTGCTGAACCTGTCGGTGCGGGACGGCTGGTGGGACGAGATGTACGACGGCCACAACGGGTGGGCGATCCCCAACGCGGAGGGCGTCAGCGACCCCAACCGGCGGGACGACCTGGAGGCCGCGGCGCTGTACGAGCTGATCTCCGAGCACGTGGCCCCGATGTTCTACGAGCGCAACACCGACGGTGTGCCGGGCAAGTGGATGTCGATGGTGCGCCACACCCTGGCCACGCTGGGGCCGCGGGTGCAGGCCTCCCGGATGCTCCGCGAGTACGTCGACAACCACTACGGCCCGGCCGCGCGGTCGATGCGCGCCATGACCGCGGACGACTTCCGCGGGGCGCGGGAGATCGCGGACTACCGGGCGCGCCTGCAGGCGGCGTGGGACTGGGTCGCGGTCAGCGACACCGAGATGTCGGTGGCCGACGGGACGCCGTTGCTCGGCGGTCAGGTGACGGTGCGGGCGCGGGTCGACCTGGCCGGGCTCGATCCGTCCGATGTGGACGTCGAGGTGGTGGTGGGGCGCGTCGACGACTCCGACGTGCTGCACGACTTCGTCACCGAGTCCATGCACCCGACCGGCGACGGCCGCTACGAGGCGACCGTGACGCTGCCGCACGCCGGACCGGCCGGGTACACCGTCCGCGTGCTGCCGCGCCACCCGCTGCTGTCCGGTCCCGCCGAGCTCGGCAAGGTCGTCCTCGCCGGGTGA
- a CDS encoding GlxA family transcriptional regulator, with product MHRVVVLALDGVYPFELGVPQRVFGSAGDRYEVLTCTVDGRPVRTDADFTIAVQHGPELLRTADTVVIPPYDLGEPTAELPRPVADALARIQPGTRTVSICTGAFALAAAGVLDGRRATTHWCLTERFRRLFPAVQLDPDVLFVDDGDVLTSAGAASGVDVCLHLVRSDHGSEVANQVARLCVVPPWRDGGQAQYIERPVPDPGESSTAATRAWALENLHTPLSLADLAEHARMSGRTFARRFREEVGTSPGRWLTQQRVARARHLLESTDLPVDEIAVQVGFATAASLRQHLHAAIGVAPLAYRRTFRAGV from the coding sequence ATGCACCGGGTCGTGGTCCTCGCCCTCGACGGCGTCTACCCGTTCGAGCTCGGCGTCCCGCAACGCGTGTTCGGCAGCGCCGGCGACCGCTACGAGGTCCTGACCTGCACCGTCGACGGCCGCCCGGTGCGCACCGACGCCGACTTCACGATCGCCGTGCAGCACGGCCCGGAGCTGCTGCGCACCGCGGACACCGTGGTCATCCCGCCCTACGACCTGGGTGAACCCACCGCCGAGCTGCCGCGGCCGGTGGCCGATGCGCTCGCGCGGATCCAGCCGGGCACCCGCACCGTGTCGATCTGCACCGGCGCGTTCGCCCTCGCGGCGGCGGGGGTGCTCGACGGCCGGCGGGCCACCACGCACTGGTGCCTGACCGAGCGGTTCCGGCGGCTGTTCCCCGCCGTGCAGCTGGACCCGGACGTGCTGTTCGTCGACGACGGTGACGTGCTGACCTCGGCCGGCGCCGCCTCCGGCGTGGACGTGTGCCTGCACCTCGTGCGCAGCGACCACGGCAGCGAGGTCGCCAACCAGGTGGCCAGGCTGTGCGTCGTGCCGCCGTGGCGGGACGGCGGCCAGGCCCAGTACATCGAGCGACCGGTGCCCGACCCCGGGGAGTCCAGCACCGCGGCGACCCGGGCGTGGGCGCTGGAGAACCTGCACACGCCGCTGTCGCTGGCCGACCTGGCCGAGCACGCGCGGATGAGCGGTCGCACCTTCGCCCGCCGCTTCCGCGAGGAGGTCGGCACCAGCCCGGGCCGGTGGCTCACCCAGCAGCGGGTGGCGCGGGCCCGCCACCTGCTGGAGTCCACCGACCTGCCGGTCGACGAGATCGCCGTCCAGGTCGGCTTCGCCACCGCGGCTTCCCTGCGCCAGCACCTGCACGCCGCGATCGGCGTGGCGCCCCTGGCCTACCGCCGCACGTTCCGCGCCGGGGTCTGA
- a CDS encoding NADP-dependent oxidoreductase: MSATMRAIRQDEFGGPEVLREVELPRPEPGPSEVLVEVHAAGLNPTDWKHRAHELFLGKPPYVLGWDVSGVVVEVGTGVTLHKPGDEVFGMLPYPHGVGSHAEYVTGPARAFVRKPSSVDHVQAGAIPLAALTAWQALVDTADLQAGQRVLIHAAAGGVGHLAVQIAKARGAHVIGTASAGKHEFLRGLGADELIDYREVDFAEAVHDVDVVLDPIAGDYRSRSLRTLRPGGVLVSILPYGEEELAAEAAERGVRAELMLVEADQAGMRAIADLVESGRLRAEIAATYPLAEAAKAHAQGETGRTTGKIVLTVR; the protein is encoded by the coding sequence ATGAGTGCAACGATGCGTGCGATCAGGCAGGACGAGTTCGGTGGTCCGGAGGTGCTGCGCGAGGTCGAGCTGCCGCGCCCCGAGCCGGGGCCGAGCGAGGTGCTCGTCGAGGTGCACGCGGCCGGGCTGAACCCGACGGACTGGAAGCACCGCGCCCACGAGCTGTTCCTGGGCAAGCCGCCGTACGTGCTGGGCTGGGACGTCTCCGGCGTGGTGGTGGAGGTCGGCACCGGCGTCACCCTGCACAAGCCGGGCGACGAGGTGTTCGGCATGCTGCCCTACCCGCACGGCGTCGGCTCGCACGCCGAGTACGTGACCGGACCGGCCCGCGCGTTCGTCCGCAAGCCGTCCTCAGTGGACCACGTGCAGGCGGGGGCGATCCCGCTGGCGGCGCTGACCGCGTGGCAGGCGCTGGTGGACACCGCGGACCTGCAGGCCGGGCAGCGGGTCCTCATCCACGCCGCCGCGGGCGGCGTCGGGCACCTGGCCGTGCAGATCGCCAAGGCGCGCGGCGCGCACGTGATCGGCACGGCGAGCGCGGGCAAGCACGAGTTCCTGCGCGGCCTGGGCGCCGACGAGCTGATCGACTACCGGGAGGTCGACTTCGCCGAGGCGGTCCACGACGTCGACGTGGTGCTGGACCCCATCGCCGGCGACTACCGCAGCCGGTCGCTGCGCACCCTGCGGCCCGGTGGCGTGCTGGTCTCCATCCTCCCCTACGGCGAGGAGGAGCTGGCGGCCGAAGCCGCAGAGCGCGGCGTGCGCGCCGAGCTGATGCTCGTCGAGGCCGACCAGGCCGGCATGCGCGCCATCGCGGACCTCGTCGAGTCCGGCCGGCTGCGCGCCGAGATCGCCGCGACGTACCCGCTGGCGGAGGCGGCCAAGGCGCACGCGCAGGGCGAGACCGGCCGCACCACCGGGAAGATCGTGCTCACCGTCCGCTGA
- a CDS encoding rhodanese-like domain-containing protein, with protein sequence MTIPTPRHPDEVPPGPFGIDHLLAEARDKLARVSPEEAFALQQDGGLIIDIRPESDRLADGEIPGALTVERIVLEWRLDPAGRHRLDGLHPDRPVVLVCNEGYASSLAAAQAQGLGLRRATDLAGGFRAWKAAGLPVTTRVG encoded by the coding sequence ATGACCATCCCGACCCCGCGACACCCCGACGAGGTCCCGCCCGGGCCGTTCGGCATCGACCACCTGCTCGCCGAAGCCCGGGACAAGCTGGCCCGCGTCTCCCCGGAGGAGGCGTTCGCGCTGCAGCAGGACGGCGGCCTGATCATCGACATCCGGCCGGAGTCCGACCGCCTCGCCGACGGCGAGATACCCGGCGCGCTGACCGTCGAGCGGATCGTCCTCGAGTGGCGCCTGGACCCGGCGGGCAGGCACCGCCTCGACGGCCTGCACCCGGACCGCCCGGTGGTGCTGGTCTGCAACGAGGGCTACGCCTCCAGCCTCGCCGCCGCCCAGGCCCAGGGCCTCGGCCTGCGCCGCGCGACCGACCTGGCCGGCGGTTTCCGCGCCTGGAAGGCGGCCGGGCTCCCGGTCACAACCCGCGTCGGCTGA
- a CDS encoding cysteine dioxygenase, which produces MSAVQQHRPDQPTAHLSAYTPTEPVPALGEAELHPGVDLPLLRDLVRPDHPVWTPRELRDLTSLVTSELTGPLLDIVRVDDENRWWAKLALTAGVELWLLSWAPGQGTAPHDHGGASGSFSVLFGALREDYRYPSGPVRTAHHDVGSSVGFGSGRAHQVRNVSSVNSASVHAYSPPLLPVHYYADLAEVPPQQPEVRR; this is translated from the coding sequence ATGAGCGCTGTGCAGCAGCACCGGCCCGATCAGCCCACCGCCCACCTGTCCGCCTACACCCCGACCGAACCCGTGCCCGCGCTGGGCGAAGCGGAACTGCACCCCGGCGTCGACCTGCCCCTGCTGCGGGACCTCGTCCGTCCGGACCACCCGGTGTGGACGCCCCGCGAACTGCGCGACCTGACCAGCCTGGTCACCTCCGAGCTGACCGGCCCGCTGCTCGACATCGTCCGCGTCGACGACGAGAACCGCTGGTGGGCCAAGCTCGCCCTGACCGCCGGCGTCGAACTGTGGTTGCTGTCGTGGGCGCCCGGCCAGGGCACCGCCCCGCACGACCACGGCGGCGCGTCCGGCTCGTTCTCCGTGCTCTTCGGGGCGCTCCGCGAGGACTACCGCTACCCGTCCGGCCCGGTCCGCACCGCGCACCACGACGTCGGGTCGAGCGTCGGCTTCGGCAGCGGGCGCGCCCACCAGGTGCGCAACGTCAGCTCGGTGAACTCGGCAAGCGTGCACGCCTACTCGCCGCCGCTGCTGCCGGTGCACTACTACGCCGACCTCGCCGAGGTTCCCCCGCAGCAGCCGGAGGTGCGCCGATGA
- a CDS encoding ABC transporter ATP-binding protein: MDGVGVRRGNTTLVADVNWSVELDERWVVLGPNGAGKTTLLKMASTEMHPSEGTVDVLGERLGKTNVFDLRPRIGLCSAALTTRVPGDELVRDVVVSAGYSVLGRWREEYDDIDTDRAAELLDLLGVGHLADREFGTLSEGERKRTTIARALMTDPELLLLDEPAAGLDLGGREDLVARLSALAMDPDAPASVLVTHHVEEIPPGYTHALLLREGTVVAQGLLDDVLTEDNLSKTFDQDLELQRSGDRYFARRRG; this comes from the coding sequence ATGGATGGCGTCGGTGTGCGGCGGGGGAACACCACGCTGGTGGCCGACGTGAACTGGTCGGTGGAGCTCGACGAGCGTTGGGTGGTGCTGGGGCCCAACGGGGCGGGCAAGACCACCCTGCTGAAGATGGCGAGCACGGAGATGCACCCGAGCGAGGGCACCGTCGACGTGCTGGGCGAGCGCCTGGGCAAGACCAACGTGTTCGACCTGCGTCCGCGCATCGGGCTGTGCTCGGCGGCCCTGACGACCCGCGTGCCGGGTGACGAGCTGGTCCGCGACGTCGTGGTCAGCGCGGGGTACTCGGTCCTCGGCCGGTGGCGCGAGGAGTACGACGACATCGACACCGACCGGGCCGCGGAGCTGCTCGACCTGCTCGGCGTCGGGCACCTGGCCGACCGCGAGTTCGGCACGCTGTCCGAAGGGGAGCGCAAGCGCACCACGATCGCGCGTGCCCTGATGACCGACCCCGAGCTGCTGCTGCTCGACGAGCCCGCGGCCGGTCTGGACCTCGGCGGCCGCGAGGACCTGGTCGCGCGGCTGTCCGCCCTGGCCATGGACCCCGACGCTCCCGCGTCCGTGCTGGTCACCCACCACGTCGAGGAGATCCCGCCCGGCTACACCCACGCCCTGCTGCTGCGCGAGGGCACCGTCGTCGCGCAGGGGTTGCTCGACGACGTGCTCACCGAGGACAACCTGTCCAAGACCTTCGACCAGGACCTGGAGCTGCAGCGCAGCGGCGACCGCTACTTCGCGCGGCGGCGCGGCTGA
- a CDS encoding enoyl-CoA hydratase-related protein, producing the protein MGEFVRLEVDGAIGTIRLDRPKMNALNRQIEGELREVAIEAAERDDIRAVIVYGGEKVFAAGADIKEMAEMSSGDMARKEQRGLSDAMSQVAAIPKPTVAALTGYALGGGFELALSCDRRIAADNVKVGQPEILLGVIPGAGGTQRLARLIGPSKAKDIIFTGRHVDAQEALALGMVDELVPPDEVYPAARRWAEQFVNGPARALAAAKAAIDGGLDMDLANGLKLETQLFAGTFATEDQKIGMRSFIENGPGKAKFTGK; encoded by the coding sequence GTGGGCGAGTTCGTCAGGCTGGAAGTGGACGGCGCGATCGGGACGATCCGGCTGGATCGGCCCAAGATGAACGCGCTGAACCGGCAGATCGAGGGCGAGCTGCGGGAAGTCGCGATCGAGGCCGCCGAGCGCGACGACATCCGCGCAGTCATCGTCTACGGCGGGGAGAAGGTCTTCGCCGCGGGCGCGGACATCAAGGAGATGGCCGAGATGTCCTCTGGGGACATGGCGCGCAAGGAGCAGCGCGGCCTGTCCGACGCGATGAGCCAGGTCGCCGCGATCCCGAAGCCGACCGTCGCCGCGCTCACCGGGTACGCCCTCGGCGGCGGGTTCGAGCTGGCCCTGAGCTGCGACCGGCGCATCGCCGCCGACAACGTCAAGGTCGGTCAGCCGGAGATCCTGCTCGGCGTGATCCCCGGCGCCGGGGGCACGCAGCGGCTGGCGCGGCTGATCGGGCCGAGCAAGGCCAAGGACATCATCTTCACCGGCCGGCACGTCGACGCCCAGGAGGCGCTGGCGCTGGGCATGGTCGACGAGCTGGTGCCGCCGGACGAGGTGTACCCGGCGGCGCGGCGGTGGGCCGAGCAGTTCGTCAACGGGCCGGCCCGCGCCCTGGCCGCGGCCAAGGCGGCGATCGACGGCGGGTTGGACATGGACCTGGCCAACGGCCTGAAGCTGGAGACGCAGCTGTTCGCGGGCACGTTCGCAACCGAGGACCAGAAGATCGGTATGCGGTCGTTCATCGAGAACGGACCGGGCAAGGCGAAGTTCACCGGCAAGTGA